The DNA window CTGCCGTAATAATCCGCCACCTCGTCCTGCATCATGGCGATGCGGTTGCGCGCACGTTCGAGGCGCTTAGTGGTGCGCACGATGCCGACATAGTTCCACATGAAGCGGCGGATCTCGGTCCAGTTCTGCTTGATGACGACTTCCTCGTCGGAATCGGTCACGCGGCTGGCATCCCATTCGCGGATCGGCGGCGGTTCGGGCAGCGTATCCCATTTCGCGCAGATATCCTTGCCCGCCGCTTCGCCGAAAACGAAGCATTCGAGCAGGCTGTTCGATGCCAGCCGGTTGGCACCGTGGAGACCGCTTTCGGTCACTTCGCCCGCCGCCCAAAGCCCGGGCAAATCGGTGCGACCGGCAAGGTCGATCACCACCCCGCCGCAGGTGTAATGCTGCGCGGGGACGACCGGGATCGGTTCCTTCGTCATGTCGATGCCCAGCCCGATCAGCTTGTCGTAGATCGTGGGGAAATGCTCCTTCACGAATTCGGGCGGCTTGTGGCTGATATCGAGATGGACGTAGTCGAGGCCATAGCGCTTGATCTGGTCGTCGTTCGCGCGCGCCACGACATCGCGCGGGGCGAGCTCCATCCGCTCCGGATCGTATTTCTCCATGTAGCGCTCGCCGGTGACGGGGTTGTAGAGCCGCCCGCCTTCGCCGCGCACCGCCTCGGTAACGAGGAAATTCTTGACCTCGAGATTGTAGAGGCAGGTCGGGTGGAACTGCATCATCTCCATGTTGGAAACGCGGCAGCCCGCGCGCCAGCCCATTGCGATCCCGTCGCCCGTCGCGCCCCTCGGCGCGGTGCTGAACTGGTAGACGCGACCCGCGCCGCCCGCGGCGAGGATCGTCGCGCGCGCAACATGGGCTTCGACCCGGCCGGTTTCCTCGTCGAGCGCATAGACTCCCCAGACATGGCCCGCGCCCGAAAACGGCTCGGCATTGCGCCCGGTGATGAAATCGACGCAGCTCCGGCCCGGCAGCAGGGTAATGTTGGGATTGGCCTTGGCGGCGTTGAGCAAGGCTTCCTGCACCGCCCATCCGGTGGCATCGTCGACATGGACGATCCGGCGATGCGAATGCCCGCCCTCGCGGGTGAGATGCAAATGTCCGCTGTCGCGGTTGAAGGGGACGCCCAATTCGCACAAGCGGTCGATCGCGGCAGGCGCGCGCTCGATCACGAATTCGACCGTCTTGCGATCGTTCAGCCCCGCGCCTGCGATCATCGTATCGCGGATATGGTTCTCGAACGTGTCGCCGGCATCGAGCACCGCGGCGATCCCGCCTTGCGCCCAGGCGGTCGACCCGCCGGTGAGCGAACCCTTGGCGAGCACCAGCACCTTTTTGCTTTCCGCCAGCTCGAGCGCCGCGGTCAGCCCCGCTGCACCCGATCCGATCACGATGACATCGTGCGTAGTGGAGTCATTTCTTTCGGTCATTCCCCCGTCATGGCGGGAGCGCGTGGAGGCCGCAAGCCGGAGTGGAATTTCTCAGCGTGGTCCATCACGGCGGAGCTGCCGTGAGGGCAGGGTGGGGGTGGTGGCGCCGCAGGTTTCACCAGGCAATCAGGTTTCGCCCTCGGCCTCTTCAAGGCAGGTCCGATCGCGTCCCTGCGCCTTCGCCGCATAGAGGCGCTTGTCGGCCAGTGTGATGCAGGCGTCCACCTCGTCCATCTCGTCGAGCATCGCGATTCCGGCGCTGAACTCCAACCGGTAATCGGGCGAAAAGGCGAAGCGTTCGTGCGCAGCGGACGCGCGGATCCGATTCACGATGTTTGCTGCCTTTTGCGCGTTCGTGGCCGGAAAGATCACGATGAATTCCTCACCGCCCCACCGCCCGACGATGTCGCTCGGGCGAACGCAGCATTCCATGATCCGCGCAAACTCGCGCAGGACCAGGTCGCCCGCATTATGACCGAACCTGTCGTTGCACGATTTGAAGTGGTCGAGGTCGATCAGAGCGATCGATGCGCGCGGCCTTGCCTGCCCCAGGCCACGGAGCGCCTCCTTCGCTTGTTCGAGCGTTGCCCGCCGATTGGCGAGCCCGGTCAGCGGGTCGGTCATCGCGAGCCGGTGGAACTTGCGGCGGTGCCGCAACAGAATGAAGATCAGCGCGCCGAGCAGCGCAAGAATCGCAACGGATCCTACGATCACCGCGATCACGAGTCGCAGGCGCGCGCTGCTCGCCATTTCCTCCGCCGCAAGACGCTTCTGCAATTCCTCGGTCTGAAAGCGTGCCTGCAGCGCGGCGACGCCGTCTTGCAATTCGCGGTCGTGATATTCCTTGGATATGGCGTTCGCCTTGCGCAACGCAAAATACGCCTCTTCATCACGATCCGTCAGGAAGAGGGCTTGCGCGCGCGCTTCCTGCGCCATGATCCACAGCAGAGACGGGGCAACGTCGTCGCTTGCCTCCAATATCGGCGTAAGCAATTGCAGGGCTCGAGCCGGGTTACCCCGCTCCACCTCGAGCCTCGCCATGAGCGTGATGGCCGCTCCGTCTATTCGCTCGCCCGAGTTGGTCAGTCCCTCATAGGCAGCTTCGCAAGCGGGGGCCGCCCGCTCTGTCATCTTGTGCTCGAGATTGGCGTGGCAAAGCCCCAATTGCGCAAAGTTGACCGCATATGGGTTGCCGTAGCTTCGCGCTTCGCGGAGAGATGCCTCGAAATCCTCAACCGCCCGGTCTGCCATCTTGCGATCGAGGTAGGAGTAGCCCCGCACGAGCAGCTGATTGGCCGCAAGGTCGCTCAGACCGAGTTCGCGCTGGATCGCGTAAGCTTCCGAGTGCAGCTCGTCGGAGTAGTCGAAGTCGCGCCCGGCCATCACGATATACGCCAGGATCGATGCCGCATGCGCCCGCTCGAACGAGTTCCTGTTCCGGTCGGCATTTCGGTATGCCTGCGTGGCGAACGTCATCGCTTGGAAAGTGCGTCGGATCGCGAAATTGAAAAACGCCAGGTCGGCGCCGCGGCACGTCTTGGCGGGACTGCCGTCGGGCAAGGCCTCGAAGTCGGGAACGATCGATTTCAGCGCCTTCGCAACTTCGCCTGCGGCGGTATTCCCGTAAGCCTCGGTGAGGCGCAGATAAATGCCGAGGTTATCGGTCGGGCCGAAAGGTCCGCCGATGCTGCGCGCCTTCTTCAACGGCGCTTCGGATGGGGAGCCGCTCATGTTGAGGGCCTGCGATTTCGCGACATACAGTTCTGCCAGCCGCCGGCGGTTGGCAGGGTCGGTATTTGCGATGGCGTCGTCGATCATATCGACGGCTGCGGAAGGATCCCGCCCGGTGGCGAGTTCCATCCGCTTGACGACCGGATCGGAACTACCGACGCAGCGCGCTGCGTTCGCCGGGCTCGTGAGAAGCATGACGACGATCGCTGCCGGAGCGATGATCTGGTGCCACATCGTCAGCAAGGATGGGAATATTGTCACATGGCCGGGTTAGCGACGGCCAGTTGATCAAAGGTTAGCGAGGCATGAAACACATCGGGCAGAAAGCTGTGCGGTGAGGCCGGTTGCCCGCGATCCGGTGATGATGACGTCCGGTCGGTCTGGCGCCATCAGATTGCCGGGTGAAGCGATGCGAACACGTGTTCCGCTGTTAGACTTCATCAGTTCAAAGAGCGTCCGTATCTCTTGAAGAAAGGCACGTCGAAGCCTTGTCGCAACAGCCAAACGATCGTCCCGATCGGGTCGGCTGTGCCGACGCAGACGGAGCCTCTGCATGATCCTGCAAAGACTGCATTGCCTTAGGAATTATCATAAACCGGTCCGAAACCGGGTTCGGACACGGGACGTGTTCATGACCGGGATCTGTGCGGTGTGCGGTGCCGCGATCTGGCGCCGCGACCACCGCGACTGGCGCAAGGGCGCCCCGCCGCCGCACAGGCGGAGGGCAAACGGGTGGGCCCGGCCTAGCCGTCGGCGGTCAGCTGGACGAACACGTCTTCGAGATCGGCTTCGCGGGTGGTGACGTCCTCGATGGCATAGCCGTGCTGCTGGATCAGCGCGAGCACCTGGCCCGCGGTTGCCTTGTCGCGATCGTAGGTCACTTCGAGCACGCGGTCGGCAATCGCCTCGCTCTTGGTGAAGACCTCTTCCATCGGTGGGCCGGCGAGATCCTTGTCGACCGAGACGCGGACGATCTTCTCGCGCGCCATGTCGATCAGCTCGCGCGTGGGCTTGTTGGCGATCAGCTCGCCGTGATTGATGATCGCGATCCGGTCGCACAATTGCTCGGCTTCTTCGAGATAGTGCGTGGTCAGCACCACGGTCACGCCCTGCTCGTTGAGCCCGGTGACGAGTTCCCATAGCTGGCGGCGCAATTCCACATCGACGCCGGCAGTCGGCTCGTCGAGCACCAGGATCGGCGGCGAATGGACCATCGCCTTGCCGATCAGCAGGCGGCGCTTCATGCCCCCCGACAGCGTGCGGGCATAGGCATCGCGCTTGTCGGCAAGGCGGAGCTGCTCGAGGATTTCCATCGAGCGGCGCTTTTCGGGCGGCACGCCATAGAGCCCGGCCTGGATTTCGAGCACTTCGAACGGCGTGAAAAACGGATCGAACACGATCTCTTGCGGCACGATCCCGATGCTCGCTTTCGCATTGCGGCGATTGGCATCGATATCGAAGCCCCAGATCTCCGCGCTGCCCGAACTTTTGGAAACGAGCCCGGCAAGGATGTTGATGAGGGTGGACTTGCCCGCACCATTGGGGCCGAGCAGGCCGAACACGCCGCCTTGCGGCACTTCGAAGCTGACGCCTTTCAGCGCGTGCTTGGGCGGCGCCTTGCCGCTGCCGGGATAGGTCTTGGCGAGGTCGCGAATGGCGATGGCGGCTGGTTCGTTCACGCCGCGACCCATGCCCCAAGCGATGCATCGCACGCAAGGCCTGCGGATCCCTGGACCGATTCAACCGGCACCGTGTCTGGATGGTAAAGCGAAATTAACCACGATCCTGCAGAAGTCCGTTCACCCGGTGCGGGTAGACGGGATGCTGGATGGACGGGACAATTATCAGACACGGGCGAATCGCGCGCCGGCTTGCAATGGTGCCATGCGGCATCGCGGGCTTGCTGTGCCTTTTTGCGCCCCAAGCCGCGCAGGCGCAAAGCGCCAGCGCCGAAGCCCGCGTTACTGTCGTCAGGCCGCTGACACTGGTCAAGATCGACGACATGGATTTCGGAGCGATCGCGATCGGCAACAGCGGGGGCGGGCAGGTGACGCTCAACCCGGCGACCAGCGAGTGCAGCACGGCAAGTTCGATGGGTTTGCAGGGGCAGTGCCGGGCGGCGTCCTTCGCCGGCTACGGGGCCTGGCTGATGCGCGTGCGGATCAGCGTGCCGCAACGCGACATCGTGCTCGAAGGGCCGGGGGACGACATCATCGTCGATGCGTTGACGCTCAACACCAGCCCCGACCTGTGGACCTATCGCACCCGCAATCGCACCGCGAGCGGGCTGATCCTCACCACCGATGGCGTGTTCGAATTCCGTCTCGGCGGCAGGCTCAATGTCGCGGGCGATCAGGCGCCGGGCCGCTACAGCGGCGAAGTGGTCGTCAATATCGAGTACCAGTGACGCCGAAGCGGTCTATCAGCCCGTGCGCAAAGCCTCTTTGCGGCTCGCGCACCGGTTGCTAAGGGATGCGGCCATGAGCCAGGTTCCCGATGCCCCCGCCGATAGCGCCCTCGTACCCGAAACGGTGTCGGTCGATACCCGCAGCGTGTGGTGCGACGGGGCCGAACACATCCGCGCGCCAAAGGGCGTGAAGCCCGTCGCGCTCGGCCATCCGCGCGTCTACATGCAGATCGACGAGCGCGGTTTCGTCGATTGCGGCTATTGCGATCGCCGGTTCGTCTACGACCCCGCCGCGTAATTTCGGCAAAGAAATCCCTCAGCATAGGTTCAGGATATTTCCGGCATACGAGTCGTTATCGATTCGAAACAGTCGGAGAAGACCCATGCGCCCTATCATTGCCTCACTCGCTTCCGTCGCCGCCCTCGGCCTTGTCGCCGGGCCTGCCTTGGCCAAGGACGACAGCCAGCAAACGCGCGGTGAACAGCAGCTCGAGCGCCTGATCGGCGATCGTGTGGCTGGGGATCCCGAGCGGTGCGTTACCACCTTTGCCAATGCCCGGATTACCATCGTCGATGGCGAGGGTATCGTGGTTCGCAATGGCAGCACGGTTTATCTCAACCGTACGTCCAATCCCGAATCGCTCGACGCCGACGATATCCTCGTGATCCGTCGCTACGGGATCGATTCGAACCTGTGCGAGAACGAGCAGCTCGAAACCTATTCGCGGAGCGGGAATTTCCTCACCGGCCTCGTGAGTCTCGAGGAATTCGTGCCTTACGCCCGCGCAGATAAAGACGAAGGCTGAACAAGCGCCGCGATGAGCATGGTTGCAAGACCGTGGGCGGCGCAATTGCTGCATTTCTGGTTTCATGAACTCGGCCCCCGCGACTGGTTTCGCGGGGGTTCTCATGTGGATGCCGCCATCGAGCGGCGGTTTGCCCGCTACTGGAACATGCTCCATCGTCGCCCCGCGGCGGAATTCCTCTCCTCGCCGCGCATGGCCTTGGGGGCCGTGGTGCTGTTCGACCAGGTGCCGCGCAACATCTTCCGCGACGATCCGCGCGCCTTTTCCAGCGACGGGCTCGCCCGGGCGATCACCCATGGCGAAATCGCGCGCGGCTGGGATGCGCACTTGAACCGCAAGCAGCGCCAATTCCTCTACATGCCGCTGATGCACAGCGAGGACATTCGCGACCAGGAACTGAGCCTGAGGGCCTTCGCGGCGCTCGGCACCTCGCTCGATTACGCCCGCAGCCACCACCGGATGATCGCACGCTTCGGGCGCTTCCCGCACCGCAACGACGTGCTTGGCCGGCGTTCGACCGCAGCAGAAAAACGCGCGGTGGAGGCGGGCTTCAGCTGGTAGCGTTCGCGCGTCCCTCGCGCACGAACCACAGCGCCACCGCAACTGCCAGCGCGCCGCCCAGCACATTGGCCGAAAGCTCGGCGGCGTAAATCGCATCCTCGCCCCAAGCGCTGCGCAGCAGCCAAGCGACGGGGATCATGAACAGCACGACCCGCACGATCGATTGCCCCAGCGCCCAGGCTGCGTGATCGATCGCGTTGAGCGCACCATTGCCAACGATGAACATGCCGAACCCGGCATAACCCCAGGCGGCAATCAGGACATAGCGTTCGAAACTGTCCTTCACTGCGCCGTCATCGGCGAACATCGCCGCGAAATCGCTGCGGAAGAACACCAGCAGCGCTGCGACCGAAAGCCCCCAGACAAGCGAGAAGGCGAAGCTCTGCACCAGGGCCGAGCGCGCGCGGCCCACCTGGCCGGCCCCCCAGTTCTGGCCGACGATCGCACCGATCGAACTCGACAGGCCGAGCAGTGGAACGGTGGCGAAGGCCTGCAAGCGTCCGGCTGCGCCGAAGCCCGCGACCGCATCCTGACCCGCGCTTGCGAGCAGCGCGGTCAGGATCGACAAGCCGACCGGGTTGATCGAATTGGCAAAGGCCGATGGCACCGCCACCCGGCTCAGCGCGCCGGCATCGCGTTTCACCATGCAATGGCGGATGGCGGAGGGGGCGAAGCGGATATCGCTCGTCTGCAGGAGGGTGAAGCCGACCGTGGCGGCAATCACCCAGCTGGCCAGCGTGGCATAGGCGGCCCCGGCAATCCCGAAGCCTTCGAAGCCGAAGCCACCGGTGATCAGGATCGGATCGAGCACCCAGTTCGTCGCCGCCATGGTGATCAGCACGGCCATCGATCGCTTGGCCGCGCCCTGGGCGCGCAGCGCGCCGTTGACCGCCATCATGAAGGGCAGGGCGAAGAACCCGATCGCGTACGGGCCCATATAGGCATCGATCATCGGCAGCAGATTGTCGTCCGCCTGCATCAATTCGAACAGCGGCTGGCGGAGCGCGTAGAGCGCCAGCGCAAGGACGATGCCGACACCGGCGGCGAGCACGAAGCCTAGATTGGCGAGTCCCTCTGCGTGCCGGTCTTCGCCACGGCCCAATGCGCGGCTGACGACCGAGGCGATCCCGGCCATCACGCCCACGCCCAGACTGGAAAGCGCCTGCGTCACAGGGAAGATGAAGGCGACCGCCGCCAGTTGCGCCGCGCCCAGCTGACCGATGAAATACGCGTCGACGATGCCGATCGACATAATCGCCG is part of the Alteriqipengyuania halimionae genome and encodes:
- a CDS encoding zinc-finger domain-containing protein, with amino-acid sequence MSQVPDAPADSALVPETVSVDTRSVWCDGAEHIRAPKGVKPVALGHPRVYMQIDERGFVDCGYCDRRFVYDPAA
- a CDS encoding DUF4402 domain-containing protein — its product is MLCLFAPQAAQAQSASAEARVTVVRPLTLVKIDDMDFGAIAIGNSGGGQVTLNPATSECSTASSMGLQGQCRAASFAGYGAWLMRVRISVPQRDIVLEGPGDDIIVDALTLNTSPDLWTYRTRNRTASGLILTTDGVFEFRLGGRLNVAGDQAPGRYSGEVVVNIEYQ
- a CDS encoding ABC transporter ATP-binding protein, whose product is MGRGVNEPAAIAIRDLAKTYPGSGKAPPKHALKGVSFEVPQGGVFGLLGPNGAGKSTLINILAGLVSKSSGSAEIWGFDIDANRRNAKASIGIVPQEIVFDPFFTPFEVLEIQAGLYGVPPEKRRSMEILEQLRLADKRDAYARTLSGGMKRRLLIGKAMVHSPPILVLDEPTAGVDVELRRQLWELVTGLNEQGVTVVLTTHYLEEAEQLCDRIAIINHGELIANKPTRELIDMAREKIVRVSVDKDLAGPPMEEVFTKSEAIADRVLEVTYDRDKATAGQVLALIQQHGYAIEDVTTREADLEDVFVQLTADG
- a CDS encoding DUF924 family protein, encoding MSMVARPWAAQLLHFWFHELGPRDWFRGGSHVDAAIERRFARYWNMLHRRPAAEFLSSPRMALGAVVLFDQVPRNIFRDDPRAFSSDGLARAITHGEIARGWDAHLNRKQRQFLYMPLMHSEDIRDQELSLRAFAALGTSLDYARSHHRMIARFGRFPHRNDVLGRRSTAAEKRAVEAGFSW
- a CDS encoding GGDEF domain-containing protein; the encoded protein is MWHQIIAPAAIVVMLLTSPANAARCVGSSDPVVKRMELATGRDPSAAVDMIDDAIANTDPANRRRLAELYVAKSQALNMSGSPSEAPLKKARSIGGPFGPTDNLGIYLRLTEAYGNTAAGEVAKALKSIVPDFEALPDGSPAKTCRGADLAFFNFAIRRTFQAMTFATQAYRNADRNRNSFERAHAASILAYIVMAGRDFDYSDELHSEAYAIQRELGLSDLAANQLLVRGYSYLDRKMADRAVEDFEASLREARSYGNPYAVNFAQLGLCHANLEHKMTERAAPACEAAYEGLTNSGERIDGAAITLMARLEVERGNPARALQLLTPILEASDDVAPSLLWIMAQEARAQALFLTDRDEEAYFALRKANAISKEYHDRELQDGVAALQARFQTEELQKRLAAEEMASSARLRLVIAVIVGSVAILALLGALIFILLRHRRKFHRLAMTDPLTGLANRRATLEQAKEALRGLGQARPRASIALIDLDHFKSCNDRFGHNAGDLVLREFARIMECCVRPSDIVGRWGGEEFIVIFPATNAQKAANIVNRIRASAAHERFAFSPDYRLEFSAGIAMLDEMDEVDACITLADKRLYAAKAQGRDRTCLEEAEGET
- a CDS encoding MATE family efflux transporter, giving the protein MPNGDTSDEPSSARLTRGSIRGHLVSQTAPMIVGIAAIMSIGIVDAYFIGQLGAAQLAAVAFIFPVTQALSSLGVGVMAGIASVVSRALGRGEDRHAEGLANLGFVLAAGVGIVLALALYALRQPLFELMQADDNLLPMIDAYMGPYAIGFFALPFMMAVNGALRAQGAAKRSMAVLITMAATNWVLDPILITGGFGFEGFGIAGAAYATLASWVIAATVGFTLLQTSDIRFAPSAIRHCMVKRDAGALSRVAVPSAFANSINPVGLSILTALLASAGQDAVAGFGAAGRLQAFATVPLLGLSSSIGAIVGQNWGAGQVGRARSALVQSFAFSLVWGLSVAALLVFFRSDFAAMFADDGAVKDSFERYVLIAAWGYAGFGMFIVGNGALNAIDHAAWALGQSIVRVVLFMIPVAWLLRSAWGEDAIYAAELSANVLGGALAVAVALWFVREGRANATS
- the nadB gene encoding L-aspartate oxidase — its product is MTERNDSTTHDVIVIGSGAAGLTAALELAESKKVLVLAKGSLTGGSTAWAQGGIAAVLDAGDTFENHIRDTMIAGAGLNDRKTVEFVIERAPAAIDRLCELGVPFNRDSGHLHLTREGGHSHRRIVHVDDATGWAVQEALLNAAKANPNITLLPGRSCVDFITGRNAEPFSGAGHVWGVYALDEETGRVEAHVARATILAAGGAGRVYQFSTAPRGATGDGIAMGWRAGCRVSNMEMMQFHPTCLYNLEVKNFLVTEAVRGEGGRLYNPVTGERYMEKYDPERMELAPRDVVARANDDQIKRYGLDYVHLDISHKPPEFVKEHFPTIYDKLIGLGIDMTKEPIPVVPAQHYTCGGVVIDLAGRTDLPGLWAAGEVTESGLHGANRLASNSLLECFVFGEAAGKDICAKWDTLPEPPPIREWDASRVTDSDEEVVIKQNWTEIRRFMWNYVGIVRTTKRLERARNRIAMMQDEVADYYGSFRVTTDLIELRNLLQAAELIVRSALQRHESRGLHFTLDYPETDEEPVDTVLVP